A part of Brassica rapa cultivar Chiifu-401-42 chromosome A05, CAAS_Brap_v3.01, whole genome shotgun sequence genomic DNA contains:
- the LOC103867008 gene encoding protein DA1-related 2 isoform X1: MDSSSSSSSSSSYGVAHVSHISNPCIFGEAGSSSSSTYRDKKWNLMKWVSKLFKSGSSGGGGGGGARTNHHPPQFQEDENMVFPLHPSSLDDRSRGARDKEELDRAMSRSLADDRRRPHGYGWSMDNNSDFPRPFHGGLNPSSFIPPYEPSYQFRRRQSRICGGCNRDIGMGNYLGCMGTFFHPECFCCHSCRYPITEHEFSLSGTKPYHKICFKELTHPKCEVCHHFIPTNDAGLIEYRCHPFWNQKYCPSHEYDKTGRCCSCERLESWDVRYYTLEDGRSLCLECMETAITDTGDCQPLYHSIRDYYEGMYMKLEQQIPMLLVQREALNDAIVGEKNGYHHMPETRGLCLSEEQTVTSVLKRPRLGAHRLVGMRTQPRKLTRKCEVTAILVLYGLPRLLTGAILAHELMHGWLRLKGYRNLNPEVEEGICQVLSYMWLESEVLSDPLSRNVPSTSSSGATSSSSSSFSNKKGGKSNVEKKLGEFFKHQIAHDASPAYGGGFRAANAAVSKYGLHRTLDHIRYTGTFPL; this comes from the exons ATggattcttcttcctcgtcctcatcttcttcttcatacgGTGTTGCTCATGTTAGCCATATCTCAAATCCTTGTATCTTTG GGGAAGCTGggtcatcatcttcatcaacaTACAGAGATAAGAAATGGAACTTGATGAAATGGGTGAGTAAGCTTTTCAAGAGTGGCtctagtggtggtggtggtggtgggggtGCTCGCACAAATcatcatcctcctcagtttcaaGAGGACGAGAACATGGTCTTTCCTCTACATCCTTCCTCtttg GACGATCGTTCGAGAGGTGCACGGGACAAAGAAGAACTCGATCGTGCAATGTCACGTTCTCTAGCTGACGATAGGAGGCGGCCACATG GATATGGTTGGTCTATGGATAACAATTCAGATTTTCCAAGGCCTTTTCACGGTGGATTGAATCCATCATCTTTCATTCCACCATATGAACCTTCCTATCAATTCAGACGAAGACAAAG CAGAATATGTGGCGGTTGCAATCGCGATATCGGAATGGGGAACTACCTAGGATGCATGGGAACATTCTTTCATCCTGAATGCTTCTGTTGCCACTCTTGTCGTTACCCTATCACTGAGCATGAG TTCTCTCTGTCAGGAACAAAACCATATCACAAGATTTGTTTCAAAGAGCTTACTCATCCTAAATGCGAAGTTTGCCACCATTTT ATCCCAACCAATGATGCTGGCTTGATCGAGTATCGATGCCATCCGTTTTGGAATCAAAAGTATTGTCCCTCTCATGAGTACGATAAAACGGGCCGTTGTTGTAGCTGCGAACGTTTGGAG TCATGGGACGTGAGATATTACACGTTAGAAGATGGGAGAAGTTTATGTTTAGAATGCATGGAAACTGCGATAACTGATACTGGAGATTGTCAACCACTTTACCACTCGATACGAGACTATTACGAAGGAATGTACATGAAACTTGAGCAACAAATACCTATGCTTCTTGTTCAACGAGAAGCTCTCAATGACGCTATCGTCGGAGAAAAAAAC GGATACCATCACATGCCAGAGACAAGGGGTTTATGTTTGTCTGAAGAGCAGACAGTCACAAGT GTTCTTAAAAGGCCGAGACTTGGCGCTCACCGTCTTGTTGGTATGAGAACTCAGCCACGAAAGCTTACACGAAAATGTGAAGTCACTGCGATTCTCGTTCTTTACGGCCTCCCAAG ATTACTCACCGGAGCAATTCTCGCCCACGAGCTGATGCATGGATGGCTAAGGCTCAAAG GGTATAGGAACCTTAACCCTGAGGTAGAGGAAGGTATCTGCCAAGTCCTCTCTTACATGTGGCTTGAATCCGAAGTTCTCTCAGATCCTCTTTCAAGAAACGTGCCCTCAACGTCATCATCAGGCGccacttcatcatcatcatcctcgttTTCTAATAAGAAAGGAGGGAAATCAAACGTGGAGAAGAAGCTTGGTGAGTTCTTTAAGCATCAGATAGCACACGACGCATCTCCAGCTTATGGAGGAGGTTTCAGAGCAGCAAATGCAGCGGTTTCTAAGTACGGTCTGCATCGTACACTCGATCATATCCGCTACACTGGAACTTTTCCTTTGTGA
- the LOC103867008 gene encoding protein DA1-related 2 isoform X4 — translation MDSSSSSSSSSSYGVAHVSHISNPCIFGEAGSSSSSTYRDKKWNLMKWVSKLFKSGSSGGGGGGGARTNHHPPQFQEDENMDDRSRGARDKEELDRAMSRSLADDRRRPHGYGWSMDNNSDFPRPFHGGLNPSSFIPPYEPSYQFRRRQRICGGCNRDIGMGNYLGCMGTFFHPECFCCHSCRYPITEHEFSLSGTKPYHKICFKELTHPKCEVCHHFIPTNDAGLIEYRCHPFWNQKYCPSHEYDKTGRCCSCERLESWDVRYYTLEDGRSLCLECMETAITDTGDCQPLYHSIRDYYEGMYMKLEQQIPMLLVQREALNDAIVGEKNGYHHMPETRGLCLSEEQTVTSVLKRPRLGAHRLVGMRTQPRKLTRKCEVTAILVLYGLPRLLTGAILAHELMHGWLRLKGYRNLNPEVEEGICQVLSYMWLESEVLSDPLSRNVPSTSSSGATSSSSSSFSNKKGGKSNVEKKLGEFFKHQIAHDASPAYGGGFRAANAAVSKYGLHRTLDHIRYTGTFPL, via the exons ATggattcttcttcctcgtcctcatcttcttcttcatacgGTGTTGCTCATGTTAGCCATATCTCAAATCCTTGTATCTTTG GGGAAGCTGggtcatcatcttcatcaacaTACAGAGATAAGAAATGGAACTTGATGAAATGGGTGAGTAAGCTTTTCAAGAGTGGCtctagtggtggtggtggtggtgggggtGCTCGCACAAATcatcatcctcctcagtttcaaGAGGACGAGAACATG GACGATCGTTCGAGAGGTGCACGGGACAAAGAAGAACTCGATCGTGCAATGTCACGTTCTCTAGCTGACGATAGGAGGCGGCCACATG GATATGGTTGGTCTATGGATAACAATTCAGATTTTCCAAGGCCTTTTCACGGTGGATTGAATCCATCATCTTTCATTCCACCATATGAACCTTCCTATCAATTCAGACGAAGACAAAG AATATGTGGCGGTTGCAATCGCGATATCGGAATGGGGAACTACCTAGGATGCATGGGAACATTCTTTCATCCTGAATGCTTCTGTTGCCACTCTTGTCGTTACCCTATCACTGAGCATGAG TTCTCTCTGTCAGGAACAAAACCATATCACAAGATTTGTTTCAAAGAGCTTACTCATCCTAAATGCGAAGTTTGCCACCATTTT ATCCCAACCAATGATGCTGGCTTGATCGAGTATCGATGCCATCCGTTTTGGAATCAAAAGTATTGTCCCTCTCATGAGTACGATAAAACGGGCCGTTGTTGTAGCTGCGAACGTTTGGAG TCATGGGACGTGAGATATTACACGTTAGAAGATGGGAGAAGTTTATGTTTAGAATGCATGGAAACTGCGATAACTGATACTGGAGATTGTCAACCACTTTACCACTCGATACGAGACTATTACGAAGGAATGTACATGAAACTTGAGCAACAAATACCTATGCTTCTTGTTCAACGAGAAGCTCTCAATGACGCTATCGTCGGAGAAAAAAAC GGATACCATCACATGCCAGAGACAAGGGGTTTATGTTTGTCTGAAGAGCAGACAGTCACAAGT GTTCTTAAAAGGCCGAGACTTGGCGCTCACCGTCTTGTTGGTATGAGAACTCAGCCACGAAAGCTTACACGAAAATGTGAAGTCACTGCGATTCTCGTTCTTTACGGCCTCCCAAG ATTACTCACCGGAGCAATTCTCGCCCACGAGCTGATGCATGGATGGCTAAGGCTCAAAG GGTATAGGAACCTTAACCCTGAGGTAGAGGAAGGTATCTGCCAAGTCCTCTCTTACATGTGGCTTGAATCCGAAGTTCTCTCAGATCCTCTTTCAAGAAACGTGCCCTCAACGTCATCATCAGGCGccacttcatcatcatcatcctcgttTTCTAATAAGAAAGGAGGGAAATCAAACGTGGAGAAGAAGCTTGGTGAGTTCTTTAAGCATCAGATAGCACACGACGCATCTCCAGCTTATGGAGGAGGTTTCAGAGCAGCAAATGCAGCGGTTTCTAAGTACGGTCTGCATCGTACACTCGATCATATCCGCTACACTGGAACTTTTCCTTTGTGA
- the LOC103867010 gene encoding delta-1-pyrroline-5-carboxylate synthase A isoform X1, with protein MEELDRSRAFAKDVKRIVVKVGTAVVTGKGGRLALGRLGALCEQLAELNSDGFEVILVSSGAVGLGRQRLRYRQLVNSSFADLQKPQHELDGKACAGVGQSSLMAYYETMFDQLDVTAAQLLVNDSSFRDKEFRKQLNETVKSMLDLRVIPIFNENDAISTRRAPYQDSSGIFWDNDSLAALLALELKADLLILLSDVEGLYTGPPSDPNSKLIHTFIKEKHQDEITFGDKSRLGRGGMTAKVKAAVNAAYAGIPVIITSGYAAENIDKVLRGLRVGTLFHQDARLWAPITDSTARDMAVAARESSRKLQALSSEDRKQILYSIADALEANEKTIRAENELDVATAQEAGLEESLVARLVMTPAKISSLAASVRKLADMEDPIGRVLKKTEVADGLVLEKTSSPLGVLLIVFESRPDALVQIASLAIRSGNGLLLKGGKEARRSNAILHKVITDAIPETVGGKLIGLVTSREEIPDLLKLDDVIDLVIPRGSNKLVSQIKNTTKIPVLGHADGICHVYVDKACNVDMAKRIVSDAKLDYPAACNAMETLLVHKDLEQNAVLNELIFALQSNGVTLYGGPKASKILNLPEARSFNHEYCSKACTVEVVEDVYGAIDHIHRHGSAHTDCIVTEDPEVAELFLRQVDSAAVFHNASTRFSDGFRFGLGAEVGISTGRIHARGPVGVEGLLTTRWIMRGKGQVVDGDNGITYTHQDIPIQA; from the exons ATGGAGGAGCTAGATCGTTCACGCGCTTTCGCTAAAGACGTCAAGCGTATCGTCGTTAAG GTTGGAACAGCTGTTGTAACTGGGAAAGGTGGAAGATTGGCTCTTGGTCGCCTAGGAGCTCTGTGTGAACAG CTTGCGGAATTAAACTCGGATGGATTTGAGGTGATCTTGGTGTCATCAGGTGCGGTTGGCCTTGGCCGCCAAAGGCTTCGCTACAGACAGTTAGTCAATAGCAG CTTTGCGGATCTCCAGAAGCCTCAGCATGAACTAGATGGGAAGGCTTGTGCTGGTGTTGGACAAAGCAGTCTCATGGCTTATTATGAGACTATGTTTGACCAG CTGGATGTGACGGCTGCTCAGCTACTGGTGAATGATAGTAGTTTCAGAGACAAGGAGTTCAGGAAGCAACTTAATGAAACTGTCAAGTCCATGCTTGATTTGAGGGTTATTCCTATTTTCAATGAGAACGATGCTATTAGCACCAGAAGAGCTCCTTATCAG GATTCATCTGGAATCTTTTGGGATAACGACAGCTTAGCTGCTCTATTAGCGCTGGAGCTGAAAGCAGATCTTCTGATTCTTCTGAGTGATGTCGAAGGTCTTTACACTGGCCCTCCTAGTGATCCTAACTCAAAGCTGATCCACACGTTCATCAAGGAGAAACATCAAGATGAGATTACATTTGGAGACAAGTCAAGACTAGGAAGAGGAGGCATGACTGCAAAAGTGAAAGCTGCAGTGAATGCAGCTTATGCTGGAATCCCTGTCATCATAACCAG tggctATGCAGCTGAGAACATAGATAAAGTCCTTAGAGGACTGCGTGTTGGAACCTTGTTCCATCAAGATGCTCGTCTATGGGCTCCTATCACGGATTCTACTGCTCGTGACATGGCAGTAGCTGCGAGGGAAAGTTCCAGGAAGCTTCAGGCCTTATCTTCGGAGGATAGGAAGCAGATACTGTATAGTATCGCAGATGCTCTTGAAGCAAATGAGAAAACAATCAGAGCTGAGAATGAGTTAGATGTGGCTACAGCACAAGAAGCTGGACTTGAAGAGTCATTGGTGGCTCGTTTGGTTATGACACCTGCAAAG ATCTCGAGCCTTGCAGCTTCAGTTCGTAAGCTAGCTGATATGGAAGATCCAATTGGCCGTGTTCTAAAGAAAACCGAG GTGGCAGATGGTCTTGTTTTGGAGAAGACCTCATCCCCATTAGGCGTACTCCTGATTGTTTTTGAGTCTCGACCTGATGCACTTGTACAG ATAGCTTCACTTGCTATCCGGAGTGGAAATGGTCTTCTATTGAAGGGTGGAAAGGAGGCCAGGAGATCAAATGCTATCTTACACAAGGTGATAACTGATGCTATTCCAGAGACTGTTGGTGGTAAACTCATTGGACTTGTGACTTCAAGGGAAGAGATTCCTGATTTGCTCAAG CTTGATGACGTTATTGATCTTGTGATCCCAAGAGGCAGCAACAAGCTTGTTTCCCAGATTAAAAACACTACAAAAATCCCTGTTCTTGGTCATGCTG ATGGAATCTGTCATGTATATGTGGACAAGGCTTGTAATGTGGATATGGCTAAACGCATAGTTTCTGATGCAAAGTTAGACTATCCAGCAGCTTGTAATGCCATG GAAACTCTTCTTGTGCATAAGGATCTGGAGCAGAATGCTGTGCTCAATGAGCTTATATTTGCTCTGCAGAGCAATG GAGTCACTTTGTATGGTGGACCAAAGGCAAGTAAAATACTTAACCTACCAGAAGCACGGTCTTTCAATCACGAGTACTGTTCCAAGGCGTGCACCGTTGAAGTTGTGGAAGACGTTTATGGTGCTATAGATCACATTCACAGACATGGGAG TGCACACACAGACTGCATTGTGACAGAGGATCCCGAAGTTGCAGAGCTGTTCCTTCGCCAAGTGGACAGCGCTGCTGTGTTCCACAACGCAAGCACAAGGTTCTCTGATGGTTTCCGATTTGGACTTGGTGCTGAG GTGGGGATAAGCACAGGGAGGATCCATGCTCGTGGTCCAGTGGGAGTGGAGGGATTACTTACAACCAGATG GATAATGAGAGGAAAAGGACAAGTTGTGGATGGAGACAATGGGATTACTTACACCCATCAAGACATTCCCATCCAAGCTTAG
- the LOC103867008 gene encoding protein DA1-related 2 isoform X3 — protein MDSSSSSSSSSSYGVAHVSHISNPCIFGEAGSSSSSTYRDKKWNLMKWVSKLFKSGSSGGGGGGGARTNHHPPQFQEDENMDDRSRGARDKEELDRAMSRSLADDRRRPHGYGWSMDNNSDFPRPFHGGLNPSSFIPPYEPSYQFRRRQSRICGGCNRDIGMGNYLGCMGTFFHPECFCCHSCRYPITEHEFSLSGTKPYHKICFKELTHPKCEVCHHFIPTNDAGLIEYRCHPFWNQKYCPSHEYDKTGRCCSCERLESWDVRYYTLEDGRSLCLECMETAITDTGDCQPLYHSIRDYYEGMYMKLEQQIPMLLVQREALNDAIVGEKNGYHHMPETRGLCLSEEQTVTSVLKRPRLGAHRLVGMRTQPRKLTRKCEVTAILVLYGLPRLLTGAILAHELMHGWLRLKGYRNLNPEVEEGICQVLSYMWLESEVLSDPLSRNVPSTSSSGATSSSSSSFSNKKGGKSNVEKKLGEFFKHQIAHDASPAYGGGFRAANAAVSKYGLHRTLDHIRYTGTFPL, from the exons ATggattcttcttcctcgtcctcatcttcttcttcatacgGTGTTGCTCATGTTAGCCATATCTCAAATCCTTGTATCTTTG GGGAAGCTGggtcatcatcttcatcaacaTACAGAGATAAGAAATGGAACTTGATGAAATGGGTGAGTAAGCTTTTCAAGAGTGGCtctagtggtggtggtggtggtgggggtGCTCGCACAAATcatcatcctcctcagtttcaaGAGGACGAGAACATG GACGATCGTTCGAGAGGTGCACGGGACAAAGAAGAACTCGATCGTGCAATGTCACGTTCTCTAGCTGACGATAGGAGGCGGCCACATG GATATGGTTGGTCTATGGATAACAATTCAGATTTTCCAAGGCCTTTTCACGGTGGATTGAATCCATCATCTTTCATTCCACCATATGAACCTTCCTATCAATTCAGACGAAGACAAAG CAGAATATGTGGCGGTTGCAATCGCGATATCGGAATGGGGAACTACCTAGGATGCATGGGAACATTCTTTCATCCTGAATGCTTCTGTTGCCACTCTTGTCGTTACCCTATCACTGAGCATGAG TTCTCTCTGTCAGGAACAAAACCATATCACAAGATTTGTTTCAAAGAGCTTACTCATCCTAAATGCGAAGTTTGCCACCATTTT ATCCCAACCAATGATGCTGGCTTGATCGAGTATCGATGCCATCCGTTTTGGAATCAAAAGTATTGTCCCTCTCATGAGTACGATAAAACGGGCCGTTGTTGTAGCTGCGAACGTTTGGAG TCATGGGACGTGAGATATTACACGTTAGAAGATGGGAGAAGTTTATGTTTAGAATGCATGGAAACTGCGATAACTGATACTGGAGATTGTCAACCACTTTACCACTCGATACGAGACTATTACGAAGGAATGTACATGAAACTTGAGCAACAAATACCTATGCTTCTTGTTCAACGAGAAGCTCTCAATGACGCTATCGTCGGAGAAAAAAAC GGATACCATCACATGCCAGAGACAAGGGGTTTATGTTTGTCTGAAGAGCAGACAGTCACAAGT GTTCTTAAAAGGCCGAGACTTGGCGCTCACCGTCTTGTTGGTATGAGAACTCAGCCACGAAAGCTTACACGAAAATGTGAAGTCACTGCGATTCTCGTTCTTTACGGCCTCCCAAG ATTACTCACCGGAGCAATTCTCGCCCACGAGCTGATGCATGGATGGCTAAGGCTCAAAG GGTATAGGAACCTTAACCCTGAGGTAGAGGAAGGTATCTGCCAAGTCCTCTCTTACATGTGGCTTGAATCCGAAGTTCTCTCAGATCCTCTTTCAAGAAACGTGCCCTCAACGTCATCATCAGGCGccacttcatcatcatcatcctcgttTTCTAATAAGAAAGGAGGGAAATCAAACGTGGAGAAGAAGCTTGGTGAGTTCTTTAAGCATCAGATAGCACACGACGCATCTCCAGCTTATGGAGGAGGTTTCAGAGCAGCAAATGCAGCGGTTTCTAAGTACGGTCTGCATCGTACACTCGATCATATCCGCTACACTGGAACTTTTCCTTTGTGA
- the LOC103867010 gene encoding delta-1-pyrroline-5-carboxylate synthase A isoform X2 — protein sequence MAYYETMFDQLDVTAAQLLVNDSSFRDKEFRKQLNETVKSMLDLRVIPIFNENDAISTRRAPYQDSSGIFWDNDSLAALLALELKADLLILLSDVEGLYTGPPSDPNSKLIHTFIKEKHQDEITFGDKSRLGRGGMTAKVKAAVNAAYAGIPVIITSGYAAENIDKVLRGLRVGTLFHQDARLWAPITDSTARDMAVAARESSRKLQALSSEDRKQILYSIADALEANEKTIRAENELDVATAQEAGLEESLVARLVMTPAKISSLAASVRKLADMEDPIGRVLKKTEVADGLVLEKTSSPLGVLLIVFESRPDALVQIASLAIRSGNGLLLKGGKEARRSNAILHKVITDAIPETVGGKLIGLVTSREEIPDLLKLDDVIDLVIPRGSNKLVSQIKNTTKIPVLGHADGICHVYVDKACNVDMAKRIVSDAKLDYPAACNAMETLLVHKDLEQNAVLNELIFALQSNGVTLYGGPKASKILNLPEARSFNHEYCSKACTVEVVEDVYGAIDHIHRHGSAHTDCIVTEDPEVAELFLRQVDSAAVFHNASTRFSDGFRFGLGAEVGISTGRIHARGPVGVEGLLTTRWIMRGKGQVVDGDNGITYTHQDIPIQA from the exons ATGGCTTATTATGAGACTATGTTTGACCAG CTGGATGTGACGGCTGCTCAGCTACTGGTGAATGATAGTAGTTTCAGAGACAAGGAGTTCAGGAAGCAACTTAATGAAACTGTCAAGTCCATGCTTGATTTGAGGGTTATTCCTATTTTCAATGAGAACGATGCTATTAGCACCAGAAGAGCTCCTTATCAG GATTCATCTGGAATCTTTTGGGATAACGACAGCTTAGCTGCTCTATTAGCGCTGGAGCTGAAAGCAGATCTTCTGATTCTTCTGAGTGATGTCGAAGGTCTTTACACTGGCCCTCCTAGTGATCCTAACTCAAAGCTGATCCACACGTTCATCAAGGAGAAACATCAAGATGAGATTACATTTGGAGACAAGTCAAGACTAGGAAGAGGAGGCATGACTGCAAAAGTGAAAGCTGCAGTGAATGCAGCTTATGCTGGAATCCCTGTCATCATAACCAG tggctATGCAGCTGAGAACATAGATAAAGTCCTTAGAGGACTGCGTGTTGGAACCTTGTTCCATCAAGATGCTCGTCTATGGGCTCCTATCACGGATTCTACTGCTCGTGACATGGCAGTAGCTGCGAGGGAAAGTTCCAGGAAGCTTCAGGCCTTATCTTCGGAGGATAGGAAGCAGATACTGTATAGTATCGCAGATGCTCTTGAAGCAAATGAGAAAACAATCAGAGCTGAGAATGAGTTAGATGTGGCTACAGCACAAGAAGCTGGACTTGAAGAGTCATTGGTGGCTCGTTTGGTTATGACACCTGCAAAG ATCTCGAGCCTTGCAGCTTCAGTTCGTAAGCTAGCTGATATGGAAGATCCAATTGGCCGTGTTCTAAAGAAAACCGAG GTGGCAGATGGTCTTGTTTTGGAGAAGACCTCATCCCCATTAGGCGTACTCCTGATTGTTTTTGAGTCTCGACCTGATGCACTTGTACAG ATAGCTTCACTTGCTATCCGGAGTGGAAATGGTCTTCTATTGAAGGGTGGAAAGGAGGCCAGGAGATCAAATGCTATCTTACACAAGGTGATAACTGATGCTATTCCAGAGACTGTTGGTGGTAAACTCATTGGACTTGTGACTTCAAGGGAAGAGATTCCTGATTTGCTCAAG CTTGATGACGTTATTGATCTTGTGATCCCAAGAGGCAGCAACAAGCTTGTTTCCCAGATTAAAAACACTACAAAAATCCCTGTTCTTGGTCATGCTG ATGGAATCTGTCATGTATATGTGGACAAGGCTTGTAATGTGGATATGGCTAAACGCATAGTTTCTGATGCAAAGTTAGACTATCCAGCAGCTTGTAATGCCATG GAAACTCTTCTTGTGCATAAGGATCTGGAGCAGAATGCTGTGCTCAATGAGCTTATATTTGCTCTGCAGAGCAATG GAGTCACTTTGTATGGTGGACCAAAGGCAAGTAAAATACTTAACCTACCAGAAGCACGGTCTTTCAATCACGAGTACTGTTCCAAGGCGTGCACCGTTGAAGTTGTGGAAGACGTTTATGGTGCTATAGATCACATTCACAGACATGGGAG TGCACACACAGACTGCATTGTGACAGAGGATCCCGAAGTTGCAGAGCTGTTCCTTCGCCAAGTGGACAGCGCTGCTGTGTTCCACAACGCAAGCACAAGGTTCTCTGATGGTTTCCGATTTGGACTTGGTGCTGAG GTGGGGATAAGCACAGGGAGGATCCATGCTCGTGGTCCAGTGGGAGTGGAGGGATTACTTACAACCAGATG GATAATGAGAGGAAAAGGACAAGTTGTGGATGGAGACAATGGGATTACTTACACCCATCAAGACATTCCCATCCAAGCTTAG
- the LOC103867008 gene encoding protein DA1-related 2 isoform X2 produces the protein MDSSSSSSSSSSYGVAHVSHISNPCIFGEAGSSSSSTYRDKKWNLMKWVSKLFKSGSSGGGGGGGARTNHHPPQFQEDENMVFPLHPSSLDDRSRGARDKEELDRAMSRSLADDRRRPHGYGWSMDNNSDFPRPFHGGLNPSSFIPPYEPSYQFRRRQRICGGCNRDIGMGNYLGCMGTFFHPECFCCHSCRYPITEHEFSLSGTKPYHKICFKELTHPKCEVCHHFIPTNDAGLIEYRCHPFWNQKYCPSHEYDKTGRCCSCERLESWDVRYYTLEDGRSLCLECMETAITDTGDCQPLYHSIRDYYEGMYMKLEQQIPMLLVQREALNDAIVGEKNGYHHMPETRGLCLSEEQTVTSVLKRPRLGAHRLVGMRTQPRKLTRKCEVTAILVLYGLPRLLTGAILAHELMHGWLRLKGYRNLNPEVEEGICQVLSYMWLESEVLSDPLSRNVPSTSSSGATSSSSSSFSNKKGGKSNVEKKLGEFFKHQIAHDASPAYGGGFRAANAAVSKYGLHRTLDHIRYTGTFPL, from the exons ATggattcttcttcctcgtcctcatcttcttcttcatacgGTGTTGCTCATGTTAGCCATATCTCAAATCCTTGTATCTTTG GGGAAGCTGggtcatcatcttcatcaacaTACAGAGATAAGAAATGGAACTTGATGAAATGGGTGAGTAAGCTTTTCAAGAGTGGCtctagtggtggtggtggtggtgggggtGCTCGCACAAATcatcatcctcctcagtttcaaGAGGACGAGAACATGGTCTTTCCTCTACATCCTTCCTCtttg GACGATCGTTCGAGAGGTGCACGGGACAAAGAAGAACTCGATCGTGCAATGTCACGTTCTCTAGCTGACGATAGGAGGCGGCCACATG GATATGGTTGGTCTATGGATAACAATTCAGATTTTCCAAGGCCTTTTCACGGTGGATTGAATCCATCATCTTTCATTCCACCATATGAACCTTCCTATCAATTCAGACGAAGACAAAG AATATGTGGCGGTTGCAATCGCGATATCGGAATGGGGAACTACCTAGGATGCATGGGAACATTCTTTCATCCTGAATGCTTCTGTTGCCACTCTTGTCGTTACCCTATCACTGAGCATGAG TTCTCTCTGTCAGGAACAAAACCATATCACAAGATTTGTTTCAAAGAGCTTACTCATCCTAAATGCGAAGTTTGCCACCATTTT ATCCCAACCAATGATGCTGGCTTGATCGAGTATCGATGCCATCCGTTTTGGAATCAAAAGTATTGTCCCTCTCATGAGTACGATAAAACGGGCCGTTGTTGTAGCTGCGAACGTTTGGAG TCATGGGACGTGAGATATTACACGTTAGAAGATGGGAGAAGTTTATGTTTAGAATGCATGGAAACTGCGATAACTGATACTGGAGATTGTCAACCACTTTACCACTCGATACGAGACTATTACGAAGGAATGTACATGAAACTTGAGCAACAAATACCTATGCTTCTTGTTCAACGAGAAGCTCTCAATGACGCTATCGTCGGAGAAAAAAAC GGATACCATCACATGCCAGAGACAAGGGGTTTATGTTTGTCTGAAGAGCAGACAGTCACAAGT GTTCTTAAAAGGCCGAGACTTGGCGCTCACCGTCTTGTTGGTATGAGAACTCAGCCACGAAAGCTTACACGAAAATGTGAAGTCACTGCGATTCTCGTTCTTTACGGCCTCCCAAG ATTACTCACCGGAGCAATTCTCGCCCACGAGCTGATGCATGGATGGCTAAGGCTCAAAG GGTATAGGAACCTTAACCCTGAGGTAGAGGAAGGTATCTGCCAAGTCCTCTCTTACATGTGGCTTGAATCCGAAGTTCTCTCAGATCCTCTTTCAAGAAACGTGCCCTCAACGTCATCATCAGGCGccacttcatcatcatcatcctcgttTTCTAATAAGAAAGGAGGGAAATCAAACGTGGAGAAGAAGCTTGGTGAGTTCTTTAAGCATCAGATAGCACACGACGCATCTCCAGCTTATGGAGGAGGTTTCAGAGCAGCAAATGCAGCGGTTTCTAAGTACGGTCTGCATCGTACACTCGATCATATCCGCTACACTGGAACTTTTCCTTTGTGA